A region of Paractinoplanes abujensis DNA encodes the following proteins:
- a CDS encoding class I SAM-dependent methyltransferase, which produces MDSAEIQKLVALEDRHWWYRERRALLGRHLRRLAGPAGTALDIGAAGGGNTRVLQQHGWKPVAVEYGHDGATAAKQRKLPTVRGDGRRLPIKSGSIDLVLAFDVLEHIDDDEGVVAEMNRVLRPGGSALITVPCDMKLWSAHDVAVGHLRRYTRDSLRTAIENGGLHIERLWSWNVLLRPAAATVRKRSTSSDLRKMNPIVNAALSAVIVSERFLPVQSLPGVSLMVQAVRGK; this is translated from the coding sequence GTGGACAGCGCGGAGATCCAGAAGTTGGTCGCTCTCGAGGATCGCCATTGGTGGTACAGGGAACGGAGGGCGCTGCTCGGCCGTCACCTCCGCCGTCTGGCCGGTCCGGCCGGCACGGCGCTCGACATCGGCGCGGCCGGCGGCGGCAACACCCGGGTCCTGCAGCAGCACGGCTGGAAGCCGGTCGCCGTCGAGTACGGTCACGACGGCGCGACGGCCGCCAAGCAGCGAAAACTCCCCACCGTGCGGGGTGACGGCCGCCGGCTGCCGATCAAGTCGGGCTCGATCGACCTGGTGCTCGCCTTCGACGTGCTCGAGCACATCGACGACGACGAGGGGGTCGTGGCCGAGATGAACCGGGTGCTGCGGCCCGGCGGCAGTGCGCTGATCACCGTGCCGTGCGACATGAAGCTGTGGTCGGCCCACGACGTGGCGGTCGGCCACCTGCGGCGTTACACGCGGGACAGCCTGCGCACGGCGATCGAGAACGGCGGCCTGCACATCGAGCGGCTGTGGAGCTGGAACGTGCTGCTGCGCCCGGCTGCGGCCACCGTACGCAAGCGCTCCACCAGCAGCGACCTGCGCAAGATGAACCCGATCGTCAACGCCGCCCTGAGCGCCGTGATCGTCAGTGAGCGTTTCCTGCCGGTGCAGTCCCTGCCGGGTGTGTCGTTGATGGTCCAGGCGGTTCGCGGGAAGTAG
- the aztA gene encoding zinc ABC transporter ATP-binding protein AztA produces MSALLTAENLSFRYAGTPVLQDVNVRAEAASMLAVTGPNGSGKSTLLHLLAGVEKPWAGHVSRAPEVRVALLPQRTGDIDALPLTVTECVRIGRFARRRLTRADHAAVHDLMERLEIAHLGRRRLRELSGGQRQRTLLAQTFVQEAEVYLLDEPTAALDTATRGRVHELLTEKVRGGAAVVLASHDREESALAGRAVTLGR; encoded by the coding sequence ATGAGTGCGCTGCTGACCGCCGAGAACCTGAGCTTCCGGTACGCCGGCACCCCGGTGCTGCAGGACGTGAACGTGCGCGCCGAGGCGGCGTCCATGCTGGCCGTGACCGGCCCCAACGGCTCGGGCAAGAGCACCCTGCTGCACCTGCTGGCAGGAGTGGAAAAGCCGTGGGCGGGTCACGTCAGCCGCGCCCCCGAAGTCCGTGTCGCCCTGCTGCCGCAGCGCACCGGTGACATCGACGCGCTGCCGCTCACCGTCACCGAATGCGTCCGCATCGGACGTTTCGCCCGGCGGCGCCTGACCCGGGCCGACCACGCCGCGGTGCACGACCTGATGGAACGGCTGGAGATCGCCCACCTGGGCCGCCGCCGCCTGCGGGAGCTCTCCGGCGGTCAGCGGCAGCGCACCCTGCTGGCTCAGACCTTCGTACAGGAGGCCGAGGTCTACCTGCTCGACGAGCCCACGGCCGCCCTCGACACGGCCACCCGCGGCCGCGTCCACGAGCTGCTCACCGAGAAGGTGCGGGGCGGGGCGGCCGTCGTCCTCGCCAGCCACGACAGGGAAGAATCGGCCCTGGCCGGTCGGGCGGTGACGCTGGGGCGGTGA
- the aztB gene encoding zinc ABC transporter permease AztB → MSSLVEPFTVNFVLRALLGGVLLAAVCALVGVWVIARGMTFLGEAMSHGMLPGVALASILGVNLVAGAAVSALAMSAGVTALRGSREFGRDTSIGLLFVGMLAIGVIVVSHSRSFATDLTAFLFGDVLAIDHTDLLLLAATLIALAAVSAVFHRPFLALTFDPRKARTLGLRPALTNAVMMILLTVAMAVAFSVVGTLLAFGMLIAPSAAAMLVTRRLPAVMLTSFVIGSAATVAGLWLSWHAATAAGPTIAAVAVLIFFLLLAARRLTLSLRGPAAPPHRAPAAPPTRPPLRAAAVTVSPVQPPHRAAASLPPYADAAASPTALPCRDAAASPTALPRRDAAASPTALPCRDAAAAPTALPRHDAAAAAPTALPRHDAAAAPTPLPRHDAATVSPGSDSATASRRDAESGSVGEPAVSSRLDVAASGSPLRDAVASSGSQPVVLPRDFTDVPRPDPAAPLPPESHRSGPARSPRGDSPASLLREPAASSRPDRAAVPGSDPVVPLCRDTADVPRPGPAAPIRSGSAGLQEYDAVRSPGADSMASLLRARAASSHSESGRLGAA, encoded by the coding sequence ATGTCGTCGCTGGTCGAGCCCTTCACCGTCAATTTCGTCCTGCGCGCCCTGCTCGGCGGGGTGCTGCTGGCCGCGGTGTGCGCCCTGGTGGGCGTATGGGTGATCGCCCGCGGCATGACCTTCCTGGGCGAAGCCATGAGCCACGGCATGCTGCCCGGGGTCGCCCTGGCCTCGATCCTCGGCGTCAACCTCGTCGCCGGCGCCGCGGTGAGCGCCCTCGCCATGTCGGCCGGCGTCACCGCGCTGCGCGGCAGCCGCGAATTCGGCCGCGACACCAGCATCGGCCTGCTGTTCGTCGGCATGCTGGCAATCGGGGTCATCGTCGTGTCGCACTCCCGCTCGTTCGCCACCGACCTGACCGCGTTCCTGTTCGGCGACGTCCTCGCCATCGACCACACCGACCTGCTGCTGCTCGCCGCAACCCTGATCGCCCTGGCGGCGGTGTCGGCCGTGTTCCACCGGCCTTTCCTCGCGCTCACCTTCGACCCGCGCAAAGCCCGCACGCTGGGCCTGCGCCCCGCCCTGACCAACGCCGTGATGATGATCCTGCTGACCGTGGCCATGGCCGTCGCCTTCAGCGTGGTCGGCACCCTGCTGGCCTTCGGCATGCTGATCGCCCCGTCCGCCGCGGCCATGCTGGTCACCCGCCGCCTCCCGGCCGTGATGCTGACCAGCTTCGTCATCGGCTCAGCAGCTACCGTGGCCGGCCTCTGGCTCTCCTGGCACGCCGCCACCGCAGCCGGCCCCACCATCGCCGCCGTGGCCGTCCTGATCTTCTTCCTTCTCCTGGCCGCCCGCCGCCTCACTCTTTCTCTGCGCGGGCCCGCCGCCCCACCACACCGTGCCCCTGCCGCGCCGCCCACCCGGCCGCCGCTTCGCGCCGCCGCGGTCACCGTCTCGCCGGTTCAGCCGCCGCATCGTGCCGCCGCCTCGCTGCCGCCCTACGCCGACGCCGCCGCCTCGCCCACCGCGCTGCCGTGCCGCGACGCCGCCGCCTCGCCCACCGCGCTGCCGCGCCGCGACGCCGCCGCCTCGCCCACCGCGCTGCCGTGCCGCGACGCTGCCGCCGCGCCGACCGCGCTGCCGCGCCACGACGCTGCCGCCGCCGCGCCGACCGCGCTGCCGCGCCACGACGCTGCCGCCGCGCCGACCCCGCTGCCGCGCCACGATGCCGCCACCGTTTCGCCGGGTTCGGATTCCGCCACCGCTTCGCGTCGTGACGCCGAATCGGGATCAGTTGGGGAGCCTGCCGTCTCATCGCGGCTTGACGTTGCCGCCTCTGGTTCACCGCTCCGCGACGCTGTTGCCTCGTCGGGCTCCCAGCCCGTCGTACTGCCCCGCGACTTCACCGACGTGCCCCGGCCGGACCCCGCTGCCCCGCTGCCGCCTGAATCGCACAGGTCCGGCCCTGCCCGTTCGCCGCGCGGGGACTCCCCGGCGTCGTTGCTCCGCGAACCTGCCGCCTCGTCGCGCCCTGACCGTGCCGCCGTGCCGGGATCGGATCCTGTTGTTCCGCTGTGCCGCGACACCGCCGACGTGCCGCGTCCGGGCCCCGCTGCCCCGATACGGTCGGGATCGGCTGGCTTGCAGGAGTACGACGCTGTCCGTTCGCCGGGCGCGGACTCCATGGCGTCGTTGCTTCGGGCGCGTGCCGCCTCGTCGCACTCCGAATCCGGTCGGCTCGGTGCGGCGTGA
- the aztC gene encoding zinc ABC transporter substrate-binding protein AztC translates to MRRLLTVLLLLAGGTAACTTADDARIVVTTNILGDVVERIAGDQAKVTVLMKPDADPHSFAISAREANALQTADLVVFNGLGLEEGVLHHVEAARAQGVRVVEVGARVEPIEYREGDAAGRPDPHFWTDPARVVTASRLLADEIVAHVGGVDADVVRERASAYGKEVSALDGELAARFARIPAERRVLVTNHHVFGYLAGRYDLRVIGAVLPSGTTLASPSAADLAELVTAIETHHVRAIFADTAQPARLAEVLADEAGLTVRVVGLYSESLSEADGEAASYLAMMRFNAEAIIGGL, encoded by the coding sequence GTGAGGCGGCTCCTCACAGTTCTGCTGCTGCTCGCCGGGGGCACCGCCGCCTGCACGACCGCCGACGACGCGCGCATCGTGGTGACGACCAACATCCTGGGCGACGTCGTGGAGCGGATCGCCGGCGACCAGGCGAAGGTGACCGTGCTGATGAAGCCGGACGCCGACCCGCACTCGTTCGCCATCTCGGCTCGCGAGGCGAATGCGTTGCAGACCGCCGATCTGGTCGTCTTCAACGGCCTGGGGCTGGAGGAGGGCGTGCTGCACCACGTCGAGGCGGCCCGGGCCCAGGGCGTACGGGTCGTGGAGGTGGGCGCGCGGGTCGAGCCCATCGAGTACCGGGAGGGCGACGCGGCGGGGCGGCCCGATCCGCACTTCTGGACCGACCCGGCCCGCGTGGTGACGGCGTCCCGGCTGCTGGCCGACGAGATCGTGGCCCACGTCGGCGGGGTGGACGCCGACGTGGTGCGTGAGCGCGCTTCGGCGTACGGGAAGGAAGTGTCGGCTCTCGACGGGGAACTGGCTGCACGCTTCGCGCGCATTCCCGCGGAGCGTCGTGTCCTCGTGACCAACCATCACGTGTTCGGCTACCTGGCCGGCCGTTACGACCTGCGGGTGATCGGGGCCGTGCTGCCCAGCGGGACCACGCTCGCCTCGCCCAGTGCCGCCGACCTGGCCGAGCTGGTCACGGCGATCGAGACCCATCACGTACGGGCGATCTTCGCCGACACCGCCCAACCGGCGCGCCTGGCCGAGGTGCTGGCGGACGAGGCGGGGCTGACCGTACGGGTGGTCGGGTTGTACTCGGAGTCGCTGAGCGAGGCGGACGGGGAGGCCGCGAGTTATCTGGCGATGATGCGCTTCAACGCGGAGGCGATCATCGGCGGCCTCTAA
- the aztD gene encoding zinc metallochaperone AztD, producing MRRTIFALAVLTTGSLAACGNEAPASAPPVAIKDPVAITYDGGLHVLDGETLDVQRTIALDGFNRINPAGDDSHLFVSTSAGFQVLDAVNGTMTDIAYPGEKPGHVVRHGDRTILFTDGTGEVHSFDPKELADGKPQGRQYKTAVPHHGVAVELADGTLIVTLGTEESRTGAMALDAQGKEIARNEKCPGVHGEAVAQGDVVGLGCEDGVLLFKDGAFVKVQSEREYSRIGNQAGSDASPVLLGDYKVEPDAELENPTHFSLIDTATAKLRVVPMPSGVSYSFRSLNRGPGGEGLILGTDGKLHVIDPATAKITKSWPVVAAWQEPVDWQQPRPALFVRGDVAYVTEPAARKVHQLNLTSGEITASATVDGVPNEISGVVAGH from the coding sequence ATGCGACGCACCATTTTCGCCCTGGCCGTGCTGACCACGGGGTCGCTGGCCGCCTGTGGCAACGAAGCCCCGGCCTCGGCGCCGCCGGTCGCGATCAAGGACCCGGTGGCGATCACCTACGACGGCGGCCTCCACGTGCTCGACGGCGAGACGCTCGACGTGCAGCGGACCATCGCCCTGGACGGCTTCAACCGGATCAACCCGGCCGGCGACGACAGCCACCTCTTCGTGTCCACCAGCGCCGGCTTCCAGGTGCTCGACGCCGTGAACGGCACCATGACCGACATCGCCTACCCCGGCGAGAAACCCGGCCACGTCGTACGTCATGGCGACCGCACCATCCTGTTCACCGACGGCACCGGCGAAGTTCACAGCTTCGACCCCAAGGAGCTGGCGGACGGCAAACCGCAGGGCCGCCAGTACAAGACGGCGGTGCCCCACCACGGCGTGGCGGTGGAACTGGCCGACGGCACCCTGATCGTCACCCTGGGCACCGAGGAGTCCCGCACCGGCGCGATGGCCCTCGACGCCCAGGGCAAGGAGATCGCCCGCAACGAGAAATGCCCCGGCGTGCACGGCGAGGCCGTGGCCCAGGGCGACGTGGTCGGGCTCGGCTGCGAGGACGGCGTGCTGCTCTTCAAGGACGGCGCGTTCGTCAAGGTGCAGAGCGAGCGCGAGTACAGCCGGATCGGCAACCAGGCGGGCAGCGACGCCTCCCCGGTGCTGCTCGGCGACTACAAGGTCGAGCCCGACGCCGAGCTGGAGAACCCCACCCACTTCTCGCTGATCGACACGGCCACCGCGAAGCTCCGGGTCGTGCCGATGCCGTCCGGGGTGAGCTACAGCTTCCGCTCGCTCAACCGCGGCCCCGGCGGCGAGGGTCTGATCCTCGGCACCGACGGCAAGCTGCACGTCATCGACCCGGCCACCGCGAAGATCACGAAGTCGTGGCCGGTCGTCGCGGCGTGGCAGGAGCCCGTCGACTGGCAGCAGCCCCGCCCGGCACTGTTCGTCCGCGGCGACGTCGCGTACGTGACCGAGCCCGCCGCCCGGAAGGTCCACCAGCTCAACCTGACCAGCGGCGAGATCACCGCATCGGCCACGGTCGACGGCGTCCCGAACGAGATCAGCGGGGTGGTGGCCGGCCACTGA
- a CDS encoding M48 family metalloprotease, whose amino-acid sequence MSTSRLDPLSLPPATTGRFLLLGATGVAASVQVYGWLVAQLSTVSVAPARCVEAARQVTGALPPHDLIDWYAACEVWAQVREARFVVLMILVLAAVTTAIYLAVPVWARRSMIPLRRYAGDPVLGPVVARIEHLAGPRVRVYVSVAAGGGVDRAFGRFGRYSIVLDSSRLAQAARAPAHPALLSVLRHELAHLRNRDVDLTGLTVAVWWGFLVAVVLLPLAYVAFSAPAAVGGLSWRLGVLLFLFWLLRASVLRVREFYADVSSDAGDDLVRTLHAAPGPHTGSRVRGWFRFHPYVADRIAMLRGTDRLFELAPGVAAAVGALVGLGYPPARYLAGLLLPDHAYLPGWICGLVFGSFAATVLAGGMWRAALWAAAAPGRSVRVWPSALAFTAALVGGVVLTPDRPDTGSFGSVVLAAPGVAAVVGLALLALIWVFLRWTLFCAASRLPVAGRPRRAYRFGVFQAALVLGVWLTAWFHVGDVLPTVRAGGTVQLVLAASVLFDPLIALSMLWVFWYPLATWRPRRRVPVWRDPADRSPVPGVRTPLGPVHLAAAGILTAYGVALLPFYPRLRTALEARMDDLTPSVSELLPSTLILVLPALLAAIGGLYFLGLATGGRGRLERAVTAAGATVLPIAAGLLVLMLLHISRASPRARGLLELLAGLALGGGSADEDRPAYAALGLMVLLLCGLLLVIGLPAAAMGSLVRSLRPGEPARPAPDRPAWAAALLLLPMVLLGGGVTWFGATEWRVPDTVVSPEAIDVGRVELVLAEPWPMDVVLGEACGRMVHLDLSPATASGGFDIVLARAAASARSAADPALRAMGEGAVEALRHEQLRRAQLDVTAALRYCVTALNLS is encoded by the coding sequence GTGTCCACGTCGCGCCTCGATCCGCTGTCCCTGCCCCCAGCCACCACCGGGCGTTTCCTGCTGCTCGGCGCGACCGGTGTGGCGGCGTCGGTGCAGGTCTACGGGTGGCTGGTGGCCCAGCTGTCCACGGTGAGCGTCGCCCCTGCGCGCTGCGTCGAAGCGGCCCGGCAGGTCACCGGTGCCCTGCCGCCGCACGACCTGATCGACTGGTATGCCGCATGCGAGGTGTGGGCGCAGGTCCGCGAGGCGCGTTTCGTGGTCCTGATGATCCTCGTCCTCGCCGCGGTCACGACGGCCATCTACCTCGCCGTGCCGGTGTGGGCGCGGCGCAGCATGATCCCGTTGCGGCGGTACGCCGGCGATCCCGTGCTCGGCCCGGTCGTGGCGCGGATCGAGCACCTCGCCGGTCCCCGCGTCCGTGTCTACGTGTCGGTTGCCGCGGGCGGGGGCGTGGACCGGGCGTTCGGGCGGTTCGGCCGCTACTCGATCGTGCTCGACAGCAGCCGCCTGGCCCAGGCTGCCCGCGCCCCCGCCCATCCGGCGCTGCTCAGCGTGTTGCGGCACGAACTGGCCCACCTGCGCAACCGCGACGTCGATCTCACCGGCCTCACGGTCGCGGTGTGGTGGGGTTTCCTCGTCGCAGTCGTGCTGCTCCCCTTGGCGTACGTGGCCTTCTCGGCGCCCGCGGCCGTCGGCGGCCTGTCCTGGCGGCTCGGTGTGCTGCTCTTTTTGTTCTGGCTGCTGCGCGCCTCGGTGCTGCGGGTCCGCGAGTTCTACGCTGACGTCTCCTCGGACGCCGGGGACGACCTGGTGCGCACGCTGCACGCGGCGCCGGGGCCGCACACGGGGTCGCGAGTCCGCGGCTGGTTCCGCTTCCACCCGTACGTGGCCGACCGGATCGCCATGCTGCGCGGCACCGACCGGTTGTTCGAGCTCGCCCCCGGGGTCGCGGCCGCCGTGGGCGCGCTCGTCGGCCTCGGCTATCCCCCGGCCCGCTACCTGGCCGGGTTGCTGCTGCCGGATCACGCCTACCTGCCCGGCTGGATCTGCGGACTGGTCTTCGGCTCGTTCGCGGCCACCGTGTTGGCCGGCGGGATGTGGCGGGCCGCGTTGTGGGCCGCCGCCGCGCCCGGCCGCAGCGTCCGGGTGTGGCCGTCCGCGCTCGCTTTCACGGCAGCGCTGGTGGGCGGGGTTGTGCTCACACCCGACCGGCCCGACACCGGCTCGTTCGGGTCGGTCGTCCTGGCCGCGCCGGGGGTCGCGGCCGTGGTGGGCCTCGCCCTGCTGGCGCTGATCTGGGTCTTCCTGCGCTGGACGCTGTTCTGCGCGGCCAGCCGGCTGCCGGTCGCCGGCAGGCCGCGGCGGGCCTACCGGTTCGGCGTGTTCCAAGCCGCGTTGGTGCTAGGCGTGTGGCTGACCGCCTGGTTCCACGTCGGCGACGTGCTGCCGACCGTGAGGGCCGGTGGAACCGTCCAGCTCGTCCTGGCCGCCTCGGTCCTGTTCGACCCGCTGATCGCGCTGTCGATGCTGTGGGTGTTCTGGTATCCCCTGGCCACCTGGCGGCCCCGTCGGCGCGTCCCGGTCTGGCGCGATCCCGCCGACCGCAGTCCGGTCCCCGGCGTACGCACCCCGCTCGGTCCGGTGCATTTGGCCGCGGCGGGCATCCTGACCGCGTACGGCGTAGCCCTGCTCCCCTTCTACCCGAGGCTGCGCACCGCGTTGGAGGCGCGGATGGACGATCTCACCCCGTCCGTCTCCGAACTGTTGCCCAGCACCCTGATCCTGGTGCTCCCCGCGCTGCTGGCGGCGATCGGCGGGCTGTACTTCCTCGGGCTGGCGACCGGCGGGCGGGGCCGGCTGGAACGCGCGGTGACCGCGGCCGGAGCGACCGTGCTGCCCATCGCGGCCGGTTTGCTGGTGTTGATGCTGCTCCACATCAGCCGAGCCTCGCCACGGGCCCGGGGCCTGCTGGAGCTTCTGGCCGGGCTGGCGCTGGGCGGCGGCTCGGCGGACGAGGACCGGCCCGCCTACGCCGCGCTGGGCCTGATGGTCCTGCTGCTCTGCGGTCTGCTGCTGGTGATCGGTCTGCCCGCGGCCGCAATGGGCAGCCTGGTGCGGTCGTTGCGACCGGGCGAGCCGGCGCGGCCTGCTCCGGACCGCCCGGCCTGGGCCGCGGCTCTGTTGCTGCTGCCGATGGTGCTGCTCGGCGGCGGGGTCACCTGGTTCGGCGCGACCGAATGGCGGGTGCCCGACACCGTCGTCTCCCCAGAGGCGATCGACGTCGGGCGGGTCGAGCTGGTTCTGGCCGAGCCGTGGCCGATGGACGTCGTCCTGGGCGAGGCGTGCGGCCGGATGGTGCACCTGGACCTGAGCCCGGCCACGGCCAGTGGTGGCTTCGACATCGTGCTGGCCCGGGCCGCCGCGAGCGCCCGCTCGGCGGCCGACCCGGCCCTGAGGGCCATGGGCGAGGGCGCCGTCGAGGCCTTGCGTCACGAACAACTGCGGCGGGCCCAGCTCGACGTGACCGCCGCCCTGCGCTACTGCGTCACTGCGTTGAACCTCAGCTGA